From Luteitalea sp., the proteins below share one genomic window:
- a CDS encoding PBP1A family penicillin-binding protein gives MRHYALRAARHATIASLFGIAILTGAVCGVLFAHAADLPEISTLDSYAPATITRIHADNNEVIAELAVERRLPVGYDDIAPHLREAIIAAEDGGFDSHVGVSLSRLAVTLVRNALEVVHDAVTGRASRPAGASTLTQQLARSVFAETVGFRIGDVSPGRKIREALVALQIEKRYTKREILTFYANHMPFGHGTYGVEAAARLYFAKSAVDVSLEEAALLAGILQSPARHSPFVNRDNARWRRNYTVQRMADEGFITHAQAEASTKKPIVTRGGPRRPDSPAPYFVEEVRQALEARYGAKQLYEGGLQVHTSLNLELQAAATQALGAGLARLNKGRKDPAVEGAVLALHNDTGQVLAMVGGSDFDRTKFNRAVQARRQIGSTFKPIVYTTAVDRGYTALSQLKDKPAWYMVGPGQPLYAPENYDHHYEGVVTLRRALEQSRNVPTVGLMHDLGARQVADYARRLGFASQVRPYLSSALGSSEATLLEVVNAFSVFPNQGVRMQPHSILRIADRSGSVLQENRPEPHAAIRADTAYVMLSLLQGVTARGTAARASSLGWPLGGKTGTTDDYTDAWMVGFDPDITIGVWVGYDTKKTLGPSNDGSVAALPIWLDVMKAHIAHHKDQPKPAFASPGNIVFVQLDNGVREAFIAGTQPGATFGDIDE, from the coding sequence ATGAGACACTACGCCCTTCGTGCCGCACGGCATGCGACAATCGCGTCACTGTTCGGGATCGCGATCCTCACGGGCGCCGTGTGCGGTGTGCTGTTCGCGCACGCCGCCGATCTGCCAGAGATCTCTACACTCGACAGCTACGCTCCCGCGACGATCACGCGTATCCACGCCGACAACAACGAGGTCATCGCCGAGCTCGCGGTCGAGCGTCGTCTGCCGGTGGGGTACGACGACATCGCTCCGCACCTGCGCGAAGCCATCATCGCAGCGGAAGACGGCGGTTTCGACTCGCACGTCGGAGTGAGCCTTTCGAGGCTCGCCGTGACGCTGGTACGCAATGCGTTGGAGGTCGTGCACGACGCGGTGACGGGGCGGGCGTCCCGCCCGGCTGGCGCGAGCACGCTGACGCAACAGCTCGCTCGCAGCGTCTTTGCCGAAACGGTCGGCTTCAGAATCGGAGACGTCAGCCCGGGACGGAAGATCAGAGAAGCGCTCGTCGCGCTGCAGATCGAGAAGCGCTACACCAAGCGTGAAATCCTGACCTTCTACGCCAATCACATGCCCTTTGGCCACGGCACCTATGGCGTCGAGGCTGCGGCGCGGCTCTACTTCGCGAAGTCCGCCGTGGATGTATCGCTCGAGGAAGCGGCGTTGCTGGCCGGGATTCTCCAGTCACCAGCGCGGCATAGCCCATTCGTCAACCGCGACAACGCGCGGTGGCGCCGCAACTACACAGTGCAACGGATGGCAGACGAGGGATTCATCACCCACGCACAAGCGGAGGCGAGCACGAAGAAGCCCATCGTCACACGCGGCGGCCCGCGGCGACCCGACTCGCCTGCACCGTATTTCGTCGAAGAGGTTCGCCAGGCGCTGGAGGCGAGATACGGTGCCAAGCAACTCTACGAGGGCGGGCTGCAGGTTCACACGTCGCTCAACCTCGAGCTCCAAGCGGCTGCGACGCAAGCGCTCGGGGCCGGCTTGGCACGTCTCAACAAGGGCCGCAAGGATCCCGCCGTTGAAGGCGCGGTGCTCGCGCTGCACAATGACACGGGCCAGGTGCTCGCGATGGTTGGCGGCTCGGATTTCGATCGCACGAAGTTCAACCGCGCCGTTCAAGCCAGGCGACAGATCGGATCGACCTTCAAGCCGATCGTCTACACGACTGCCGTGGATCGCGGCTATACCGCGCTGTCCCAGCTGAAAGATAAGCCCGCCTGGTACATGGTGGGCCCGGGACAGCCGCTCTATGCTCCCGAGAACTACGACCACCACTACGAGGGGGTGGTGACGCTTCGCCGTGCGCTCGAGCAGTCACGGAACGTGCCGACGGTTGGCCTGATGCACGACCTCGGCGCGCGCCAGGTGGCGGACTACGCGCGCCGGCTGGGCTTCGCGTCGCAGGTCCGCCCGTATCTCTCGAGCGCGCTCGGGTCGAGTGAAGCGACCTTGCTGGAAGTCGTGAACGCGTTCTCGGTGTTCCCCAACCAGGGCGTACGCATGCAGCCGCACTCTATCCTGCGGATAGCCGATCGGTCAGGAAGCGTGCTCCAGGAGAACCGGCCGGAGCCGCATGCCGCCATCCGGGCGGACACCGCGTATGTCATGTTGAGCCTGCTCCAGGGCGTCACGGCCCGGGGGACGGCGGCACGCGCCTCATCGCTTGGCTGGCCGCTCGGAGGGAAGACCGGAACGACCGACGATTATACGGATGCCTGGATGGTCGGTTTCGACCCCGACATCACGATTGGTGTTTGGGTGGGCTACGACACGAAGAAGACGCTGGGGCCCTCCAATGACGGGTCGGTCGCGGCGCTTCCCATTTGGCTCGATGTGATGAAGGCACACATTGCACACCACAAGGACCAGCCCAAGCCAGCGTTCGCCTCGCCGGGCAACATCGTCTTCGTCCAGCTCGACAACGGCGTCCGCGAAGCGTTCATCGCAGGAACGCAGCCAGGTGCGACTTTTGGTGACATCGACGAATGA
- a CDS encoding sulfatase-like hydrolase/transferase gives MIGVAGASRARLDASAARPQDAPSEERPNILLAIADDWSWPHASAYGDKAISTPVFDRVAREGALFSNAFTAAPSCTPSRAAILTGQYSHRLAEGANLHGFLPSRFPVYPDLLEEAGYYVGYTRKGWGPGRFEPGGRTRNPAGTQFEDFAAFLASRPSKQPFVFWFGSQDPHRPYEEGSGAAAGIDLDRIEVPPHLPDTREVRSDLADYLAEVQRFDREVGEILERLESAGELDNTLVVITSDNGMPFPRSKANVYDAGARMPLAIRWPGKVKAGATVDGFVNLSDLAPTFLAAAGLEPPDEMTGRSLLTLAEGKDEADRDHVFVERERHAQVRKGDLSYPMRAVRTSDWLYIRNLRPDRWPAGDPEMYFSVGPFGDIDGGPTKQILLDGRDDPAFSRFFHLATDKRPAEEFYDLRSDPGQLRNVADDPTHAKEKARLRALLDDWMRSTGDPRATSDDDRWDRYPYYGGPAKPVKGE, from the coding sequence ATGATCGGTGTGGCCGGCGCAAGCCGTGCGCGGCTGGATGCCAGCGCTGCTCGCCCGCAAGATGCGCCATCGGAGGAGCGGCCAAACATTCTGCTCGCTATCGCGGACGACTGGTCGTGGCCTCATGCCAGCGCGTACGGTGACAAGGCCATCTCCACACCGGTCTTCGATCGTGTGGCGCGCGAAGGCGCACTGTTCAGCAACGCGTTTACGGCGGCGCCATCGTGCACGCCCTCTCGCGCCGCCATCCTCACCGGCCAATATTCGCATCGGCTCGCCGAGGGCGCCAACCTGCACGGATTTCTGCCGTCCCGCTTTCCAGTCTATCCGGACCTTCTCGAGGAGGCGGGCTACTACGTTGGCTACACACGAAAGGGGTGGGGACCTGGCCGATTCGAGCCCGGCGGCCGTACGCGCAACCCTGCTGGCACGCAGTTCGAGGATTTCGCAGCGTTCTTGGCGAGCAGGCCCTCGAAGCAGCCGTTTGTGTTCTGGTTCGGGAGTCAGGATCCGCACAGACCCTATGAGGAAGGATCCGGCGCCGCAGCCGGGATCGACCTGGATCGGATCGAGGTGCCTCCTCATCTGCCGGACACGCGCGAGGTGCGAAGCGACCTGGCGGATTACCTCGCCGAAGTGCAACGATTCGACCGCGAGGTCGGTGAGATCCTCGAGCGACTCGAATCGGCTGGTGAGCTCGACAACACGCTCGTCGTGATCACCTCTGACAATGGGATGCCGTTCCCACGTTCGAAGGCCAACGTGTACGACGCCGGCGCTCGTATGCCGCTGGCCATCCGATGGCCGGGCAAGGTCAAGGCAGGCGCGACGGTCGATGGCTTCGTCAACCTGTCCGATCTCGCGCCGACGTTTCTGGCCGCCGCGGGGCTCGAGCCGCCGGACGAGATGACCGGTCGCAGCCTGCTCACCCTTGCAGAAGGAAAAGACGAGGCAGATCGCGACCACGTCTTCGTCGAGCGCGAGCGCCACGCACAGGTACGTAAGGGGGATCTCTCGTATCCGATGCGCGCCGTACGGACCAGCGACTGGCTCTACATTCGCAATCTTCGCCCCGACCGGTGGCCGGCTGGCGATCCAGAGATGTACTTCTCCGTGGGCCCCTTCGGGGACATCGATGGTGGACCGACCAAGCAGATCCTCTTGGATGGGCGAGACGACCCAGCGTTCTCTCGCTTCTTTCACCTCGCCACGGACAAGCGCCCGGCGGAAGAGTTCTACGACCTTCGATCGGATCCCGGCCAGCTCCGCAACGTCGCCGACGATCCCACGCACGCCAAAGAAAAGGCGCGGCTGCGCGCACTCCTCGACGACTGGATGCGCAGCACCGGTGATCCTCGTGCGACCAGCGACGATGACCGGTGGGATCGGTATCCGTACTATGGCGGTCCGGCCAAGCCCGTCAAGGGTGAATAG